The region GAACACCTCGAACACGCACCGTCGGGAGGCGGCACCGCTGCGCAGCGCAGCCTCCACCATGGTCAGCTCGTAGTGGTCGGTGAGCAGTGCGGTGGACTCCACCCGGGCAGCCTAAGGTGGTCCCGTGCCAGTTGCCGTGTCCATCGCCCCCGTGGAGCAGCGGAGCGTCTCCGCCGACGAGGCCACCGAGGTCGAGCACCCGTGGATCACCCTCGTGTGGAACGACCCCGTGAACCTCATGTCCTACGTGACGTTCGTCTTCCAGACCTACTTCGGCTACTCCAAGTCCAAGGCGGAGCGGCTGATGATGGACGTCCACGTGAAGGGCCGGGCGGTCGTGTCGACCGGGTCGCGCGAGCGCATGGAGACCGACACCGAGGCGTTGCAGGGTTACGGCCTGTGGGCCACCTTCCAGAAGGACAGCTGAGTGGCACGCGGGTTCAAGAAGCGCCACGGCGCGTATGTCGCGAAGCTCGACGCCGTCGAACGTGGCCTCGTCGTCGGGCTGATGGAGCAGGTCCGCGAGCTGGTGGAGCCGGCGCCGGTGGCGCCGGCGGATGAGGTGCCTGAGGGCGGCGGTGACGAGTTCGACCGCATCGTCGCCGGGCTCGGTGGCATCGGTCAGGGTGTGTCGCTCGCCGCCGACGACCAGGTCCAGCTCGCGGGTGGCGTGCCTGCCCCGCGCTACCCGGCCCTGGACCGCATCTTCCCGACGGCCAACCGTGAGGACGACCAGATCGCGGCGGAGTTCCGCCAGCTCACCGAGCAGGGTCTGCGGGCCCGCAAGACGGCGAACCTCGACACGGCCATCGCCGCGCTGGCCCACCTCGAGGACCAGAAGGTCAGCCTCGACCAGGCGCAGGCGGTCGCCCTGGTCATCGCCCTGACCGACGTCCGGCTCGTGCTGGGGGAGCGGCTCGGGCTCAAGCAGGACGACGACCTCGACCTCATCGAGGAGCAGGTGTCGAGCCTGGAGGAGGACGACCCGGCGGTCTACGCGCTCGCGGTCTACGACTTCCTCACCTGGCTCCAGGAGACGCTGGCGCACGCGCTGGCTCCCTGACCTGCGTCGGTGTGATTGAGCAGACGGCCCGTCGGTGGCCGTCGCAGGAGCGTCCCCGTCTAGCCTTGGGCCCGTGGCTGACGCACCCATCGGGATCTTCGACTCGGGATACGGCGGGCTGACCGTCGCCCGGGCGGTGCTCGACCAGCTGCCGCACGAGTCGATCGCCTACTTCGGCGACACGGCCCGCGCCCCCTACGGTCCCCGGCCCATCGCCCAGACCCGTGAGTTCGCGCTCGAGTGCCTCGACCGGCTCGTCGACCACGGCGTCAAGGTCCTCGTCATCGCGTGCAACACCGCCAGCGCGGCCGTCCTGCATGACGCCCGAGAGAGGTACGACGTGCCGGTCGTCGAGGTCATCCGTCCCGCCGTCCGTCGTGCGGCCGCCGCGACCCGCAACCACAGGGTCGGCGTGATCTCGACACGAGGAACCCACCAGTCCGGCGCGTACGTGGACGCGTTCGCGGCGGCCCCGCACCTGTCGGTGTCGAGCATCCCGTGCCCGCGCTTCGTGGAGTTCGTCGAGTCCGGGGTGACCAGTGGCGCCGAGGTCATCGCCACCGCGCGCGACTACCTCGCCCCGCTGGTGGAGGGTGAGGTCGACACCCTCGTCCTGGGCTGCACCCACTACCCCCTGCTCACCGGCGCGATCTCCTACGTCATGGGGGAGTCGGTGACGCTGGTGTCGTCCGCCGACGAGACCGCCAAGGACGTCTACCGGGTGCTCGCCGACACCGATGCGCTGCGTCCACCGGACCTGCCGCCCCCGAGCCACGGGTTCACGACGACGGGGGACGCCGCGGAGTTCACGCGGCTGGCACGCCGCTTCCTCGGTCCGGAGGTGGGGGCCGACAGCGAGGGCGTCTTCGGTGACGCCGTCGTGCGGACCGTGGTCACCCCTGCCGGCTCGGCGTCCGGCGGAGGTGCGCGGTGAAGCTCACCGTGATCGGGTGCTCGGGGTCGTTCGCGGGCCCGGACTCGCCGGCGTCCTCCTACCTGGTGCAGGCCGAGCACGAGGGACGGACGTGGAGCATCGTCCTCGACCTCGGCAACGGTGCCCTCGGGCCGCTCCAACGACAGGTCGACCTCGCCGACCTCGACGCCGTCTTCATCAGCCACCTGCACCCCGACCACTGCGTCGACATCTGCGGGCTCTACGTGACGCGCAAGTACCGGCCCGGCGGCGCCGTACCGGGACAGCTCGACGTCCACGCGCCGTCCGGGGCCGCAGACCGGTTCGCGCTGATGTACCACGGGCTCGAGCACGCCGGCATGAGCGCAGAGTTCGCGGTGCACGAGCTGGCCGACGAGCTCGTCACCACGCTCGGGCCCTTCACCGTCACCTCCTACCGCGTCAACCACCCCGTCGAGGCGTACGGCTTCCGGGTCGAGGCCGACGGCGTCGTGCTCGCCTACACCGGTGACACCGACGCGACACCGGCCCTGAGCCCACTGCTGGCGGGGGCGGACCTGGCCCTCATGGACAGTGCGTTCGTCGACGGCCGGGACGACGTGCAGGGCATCCACCTGTCCGGTCGCCGGGCCGCCGAGGCGGCGGTGACGGCCGGCGGTGTCGGACGTCTGGTCCTCACCCACATCCCTCCGTGGAACGACCGCGAGGTGTGCCGGGCGCAGGCAGCCGAGATCTGGTCCGGCCCGCTCGAGCTCGCTGCCCCCGGGGGCACGTGGACGCTCGGCGGCGCCGACGGACCCTCCGGGGCATCCGAGGACGGGACGGTGGAGGTCGACCGCGCTGCGGGGCTCGCGCTGTGGGCGGACTACCGGGCCGTGCACCCCGCTCTGCCCGACGAGGGCGAGCCGCCGGTGGAGTGCTTCGGCGACAGCCC is a window of Pedococcus aerophilus DNA encoding:
- the clpS gene encoding ATP-dependent Clp protease adapter ClpS, producing MSIAPVEQRSVSADEATEVEHPWITLVWNDPVNLMSYVTFVFQTYFGYSKSKAERLMMDVHVKGRAVVSTGSRERMETDTEALQGYGLWATFQKDS
- a CDS encoding DUF2017 domain-containing protein, coding for MARGFKKRHGAYVAKLDAVERGLVVGLMEQVRELVEPAPVAPADEVPEGGGDEFDRIVAGLGGIGQGVSLAADDQVQLAGGVPAPRYPALDRIFPTANREDDQIAAEFRQLTEQGLRARKTANLDTAIAALAHLEDQKVSLDQAQAVALVIALTDVRLVLGERLGLKQDDDLDLIEEQVSSLEEDDPAVYALAVYDFLTWLQETLAHALAP
- the murI gene encoding glutamate racemase; amino-acid sequence: MADAPIGIFDSGYGGLTVARAVLDQLPHESIAYFGDTARAPYGPRPIAQTREFALECLDRLVDHGVKVLVIACNTASAAVLHDARERYDVPVVEVIRPAVRRAAAATRNHRVGVISTRGTHQSGAYVDAFAAAPHLSVSSIPCPRFVEFVESGVTSGAEVIATARDYLAPLVEGEVDTLVLGCTHYPLLTGAISYVMGESVTLVSSADETAKDVYRVLADTDALRPPDLPPPSHGFTTTGDAAEFTRLARRFLGPEVGADSEGVFGDAVVRTVVTPAGSASGGGAR